The proteins below are encoded in one region of Manis javanica isolate MJ-LG chromosome 8, MJ_LKY, whole genome shotgun sequence:
- the LOC108397199 gene encoding peroxisomal succinyl-coenzyme A thioesterase, whose amino-acid sequence MAATVTLEPAGRSLWHKPTRIAVRGLAPGQPVTLRASLRDEKGTLFRAHARYCADAAGLLDLTHAPALGGSFVGLEPMGLLWALEPEKPFWRFLKRDVLTPLTVELEVLDGHEPEAGRLLGRAVQEREFLGPGVRREPVRAGRVRATLFLPPGTGPFPGIIDIFGTGGGLWEYRASLLAGHGFATLALAYYDFEDLPKKYDSIYLDYFEEALCYMLQHSQVKGPGIGLLGTSLGADICLSMASFLKNISATVSINGSGFSGNKAIYYKQTCIPSLGHDLRRIKVAFSGLLDIVDIRNDIVGGCENPSMIPVEKADGPILFIVGQDDHNWRSELYAQTASERLQSHGKGKPQIISYPGTGHYIEPPYFPMCPASLHKILNKPVIWGGEPRAHSKAQVDAWNHILTFFCKHLGGTQKGASPKL is encoded by the exons ATGGCGGCGACGGTGACGCTGGAGCCCGCGGGCCGCAGCCTCTGGCACAAGCCTACGCGCATCGCCGTGCGCGGCCTGGCCCCGGGACAGCCGGTCACGCTGCGCGCGTCCCTGCGCGACGAGAAGGGCACACTGTTCCGGGCCCACGCACGTTACTGCGCCGACGCCGCAGGCCTGCTGGACCTCACGCACGCGCCCGCTCTGGGCGGCAGCTTCGTGGGGCTCGAGCCCATGGGGCTCCTCTGGGCCCTGGAGCCGGAGAAGCCTTTTTGGCGGTTTCTGAAGCGCGACGTGCTGACGCCTCTGACCGTGGAGCTGGAGGTGCTGGACGGCCACGAGCCCGAGGCCGGGCGGCTCCTTGGCCGCGCGGTGCAGGAGCGCGAGTTCCTAGGGCCCGGGGTGCGGCGGGAGCCGGTGCGCGCGGGCCGGGTGCGCGCCACGCTCTTCCTGCCGCCAG GAACTGGGCCTTTCCCAGGGATTATTGACATCTTTGGTACTGGAGGAGGCCTTTGGGAGTATCGGGCCAGCCTTCTGGCTGGCCATGGCTTTGCCACATTGGCTCTAGCTTATTATGACTTTGAAGATCTTCCCAAGAAATATGACAGCATATACCTGGACTACTTTGAAGAAGCCCTGTGCTACATGCTTCAACACTCTCAG gTAAAAGGTCCAGGCATTGGGCTTTTGGGCACTTCTTTAGGGGCTGATATTTGTCTCTCCATGGCCTCATTTTTGAAGAACATCTCAGCCACAGTTTCCATCAATGGATCTGGGTTCAGTGGAAACAAAGCTATATACTACAAGCAGACGTGCATCCCATCATTGGGCCATGATCTAAGGAGAATCAAGGTAGCCTTCTCAGGCCTCCTGGACATTGTGGATATAAGGAATGATATTGTAGGAGGGTGTGAGAATCCCAGCATGATTCCAGTTGAGAAAGCCGATGGGCCCATTCTCTTCATTGTTGGTCAGGATGACCATAACTGGAGGAGTGAGTTATATGCCCAAACAGCCTCTGAACGGTTACAGTCCCATGGAAAGGGAAAACCCCAGATCATTTCTTACCCTGGAACTGGGCATTACATTGAGCCTCCTTACTTCCCAATGTGCCCAGCTTCCCTGCACAAAATACTGAATAAACCtgtgatctggggtggggagcCCAGGGCTCATTCTAAAGCCCAAGTAGATGCTTGGAATCACATTCTAACCTTCTTCTGCAAACACCTTGGAGGCACTCAGAAGGGAGCATCACCCAAATTATAA
- the LOC108397197 gene encoding acyl-coenzyme A thioesterase 1 isoform X1: protein MVASSLTVVRAFGLCRWGQKGWARMPGPPKLRLTGPVSWAPARMAATVTLEPASRSLWDKPVRIAVRGLAPEQTITLRSSLRDEKGALFRAHAHYRADAAGLLDLTRAPALGGSFLGLEPMGLFWALEPEKPLLRLVKRDVRTPMAVELEVLDRHEQEAGRLLGRAVHERVFLGPGVRREPVRAGRVRGTLFLPPEPGPFPGIVDIFGAGGGLVEYRASLLAEKGFAVLALAYYNYEDLPKDMKTLHLEYFEEAVNYLLKHAEVKGPGVGLLGISKGGDLCLSMASFLKGITAAVIINGSVANVGGALHYKGETLLPPLGSDRNRIKVTKDGFADVLDVLNSPLEGPDQKSLIPVERADCAFLFLVGQDDHNWKSEFYASEASKRLQAHGKDKSQIICYPGAGHYIEPPYFPMCWASLHTLVGSPTIWGGEPRAHARAQVDAWKQLQTFFHKHLGGKELGGLS from the exons ATGGTGGCCTCATCTCTCACTGTCGTGCGAGCGTTCGGACTCTGCCGATGGGGCCAGAAGGGATGGGCGCGGATGCCAGGACCTCCAAAACTGAGGCTTACTGGCCCAGTCTCTTGGGCCCCTGCCCGGATGGCGGCGACGGTGACGCTGGAGCCCGCGAGTCGCAGCCTCTGGGACAAGCCCGTGCGCATCGCCGTGCGCGGCCTGGCCCCGGAACAGACGATCACGCTTCGCTCATCCCTGCGCGACGAGAAGGGCGCGCTGTTCCGGGCCCACGCGCACTACCGCGCCGACGCCGCCGGCCTGCTGGACCTCACGCGCGCGCCCGCTCTGGGCGGCAGCTTCCTGGGGCTCGAGCCTATGGGGCTCTTCTGGGCCCTGGAGCCCGAGAAACCCCTGCTGCGGCTGGTGAAGCGGGACGTGCGGACGCCCATGGCCGTAGAGCTGGAGGTGCTGGACCGCCACGAGCAAGAGGCCGGGCGGCTCCTTGGCCGCGCGGTGCATGAGCGCGTCTTCCTGGGACCCGGGGTGCGGCGGGAGCCGGTGCGCGCCGGCCGGGTACGCGGCACGCTCTTCCTGCCGCCAG AACCTGGGCCCTTTCCTGGGATTGTGGACATTTTTGGAGCTGGAGGTGGCCTTGTGGAATATCGAGCTAGTCTGCTGGCTGAGAAGGGTTTTGCTGTGTTGGCGCTGGCTTATTATAACTATGAAGACCTTCCCAAGGACATGAAGACCCTCCACCTGGAGTACTTTGAAGAAGCTGTGAACTACCTGCTCAAACATGCTGAG GTAAAGGGTCCAGGAGTTGGGCTGCTTGGAATTTCCAAAGGGGGCGATCTCTGCCTCTCCATGGCTTCCTTCCTGAAGGGCATCACTGCTGCTGTCATCATCAATGGCTCTGTGGCCAATGTTGGGGGAGCCTTACACTACAAGGGAGAgactctccttcctcctctgggcTCAGACAGAAATCGAATCAAAGTGACCAAAGATGGTTTTGCAGACGTTCTGGATGTCCTGAACAGCCCTTTGGAAGGACCTGACCAGAAGAGTCTCATTCCTGTGGAAAGGGCTGACTGCGCCTTCCTGTTCCTAGTAGGTCAAGATGACCACAACTGGAAGAGTGAATTCTATGCCAGTGAGGCCTCTAAACGCTTACAAGCCCATGGGAAGGATAAATCCCAGATCATCTGTTACCCAGGGGCAGGGCACTATATCGAGCCTCCTTACTTCCCCATGTGCTGGGCCTCCCTGCACACCTTGGTGGGTAGTCCTACCATCTGGGGAGGGGAGCCTAGGGCTCATGCCAGAGCCCAGGTGGATGCTTGGAAGCAGCTCCAGACTTTCTTCCACAAACACTTAGGTGGTAAAGAGTTAGGGGGACTCTCCTAA
- the LOC108397197 gene encoding acyl-coenzyme A thioesterase 1 isoform X2, which yields MKTLHLEYFEEAVNYLLKHAEVKGPGVGLLGISKGGDLCLSMASFLKGITAAVIINGSVANVGGALHYKGETLLPPLGSDRNRIKVTKDGFADVLDVLNSPLEGPDQKSLIPVERADCAFLFLVGQDDHNWKSEFYASEASKRLQAHGKDKSQIICYPGAGHYIEPPYFPMCWASLHTLVGSPTIWGGEPRAHARAQVDAWKQLQTFFHKHLGGKELGGLS from the exons ATGAAGACCCTCCACCTGGAGTACTTTGAAGAAGCTGTGAACTACCTGCTCAAACATGCTGAG GTAAAGGGTCCAGGAGTTGGGCTGCTTGGAATTTCCAAAGGGGGCGATCTCTGCCTCTCCATGGCTTCCTTCCTGAAGGGCATCACTGCTGCTGTCATCATCAATGGCTCTGTGGCCAATGTTGGGGGAGCCTTACACTACAAGGGAGAgactctccttcctcctctgggcTCAGACAGAAATCGAATCAAAGTGACCAAAGATGGTTTTGCAGACGTTCTGGATGTCCTGAACAGCCCTTTGGAAGGACCTGACCAGAAGAGTCTCATTCCTGTGGAAAGGGCTGACTGCGCCTTCCTGTTCCTAGTAGGTCAAGATGACCACAACTGGAAGAGTGAATTCTATGCCAGTGAGGCCTCTAAACGCTTACAAGCCCATGGGAAGGATAAATCCCAGATCATCTGTTACCCAGGGGCAGGGCACTATATCGAGCCTCCTTACTTCCCCATGTGCTGGGCCTCCCTGCACACCTTGGTGGGTAGTCCTACCATCTGGGGAGGGGAGCCTAGGGCTCATGCCAGAGCCCAGGTGGATGCTTGGAAGCAGCTCCAGACTTTCTTCCACAAACACTTAGGTGGTAAAGAGTTAGGGGGACTCTCCTAA